The nucleotide window CATTATTTGTGCAAATAATaatgacacattaaaaaaagagaCTATACCGCATTCTGCCAAAGAATTGTCACCGTATATCCTTCCTTCGTCATCAATGACGGCAACGAGAACGACTCAAGGTGGACCCGCCGTTTTGTCTCGATACCTAGAACGTTGTATAGCAATCTGACTCACTTATTAACAGAATTGGAATTGCTAATTGATTCATTATTAAACACTTCGTATAAAACTTCAGTAAATCTTCAATAGAGATTGAACAAAAACACATTCTCAGAAAAAAACCTTAAAAGGTCAATGAACTCTGAATcacaaaattatgtaatttaaagatatgtttgtttctttataatatatagatatttttattgaaataaatttctacatttcaaaaggtattttattatatttattagtttattttcaaaatgaaaatatactttattcaagcaggcttttataagcacttttgaatcgtcatttaacaaacaatattaagtgaagctaccaccggtttggaatgcagattctaccgagaaaaaccggcatgaaatatatatacatatatatataatactctttttccatatttaaaaacacaaagttaggttagttaaatacaattatatatgtatataatacaccCTGCCTCGAAGTCTACAAGTATTAgctctacgcttttttatcatctatataatcttgtattgaataatattgaataatatatgtttgaatttggaaacggcaaagttaaaaatgtctgcggaattttattatagaaacggataccttgccccaagaaggatttattggctttgcggagtcggaaacttggcgttataagcctTAATTCTcatgcacatacaatgattatcattgattctatcaaagttatcaatgttactgtgaatatacataatattgttgtaattatattgtgccgcaacagtgagtattcctcctttgttaaaaacattccGAAGAGAGTCTATGGCTCCAACATAATAAATAGACCGGACTGCGTTCTTTTGAAAAATAGTATgcagcgttaccccaaagtaatatgccatatgacataatactgtgaaaataaccaaaatatactagacgagcggtatcaatatcagttagttgtcgaACTTTTagccgcgtatgctgcggagctgaattttcctgtcagggacgaaaaatgaggactccactgaagtttggaatctaATGCTATTACTAAAAACACTGAAGTATCGggtacatcaagacggccactttttaaagatattacacattttgttttttgagcattcaaaactaaattatttactgtgaaCCAATCGTGTATATGCACCGTTCACATaatcatagtcagttttttcctgtcgaCAAcacactatatcacaaatatcTTTAACCACAacaggaagatcatttatatatactagaaatagaaagggatcCAAAATtgtccttgtggaacacccatttttagCGTAGATCCTTTCTTTCAATAATGATATCTTATAGGAATTTTTGACTGAAGTATGAAgtaatgagatcaagagcttactaccgtagtatttgagcttataaaggaGCGTCTCGTGAtctacacaatcaaatactttagacaaatcacagaatactcaaatagcattttatttaaacaatagtaTCTTCCCTCGACATAATCAAGATTCATGCTGTTGTTTTTGAACTCTGACtctttttaataagttatcttttcaactgttttattttaaaacttgcaCGACACATATCCTTACGGGTCAGACATAAAAcataaaccaatataaatatcGAACAAAGCAATCTCAACCTGTGCTATAATAACCGTGGGCATCTCACCCGAAGCTTTAAGAAAAATAGTATGAAAGTTCCAACTTCCAAATCAATCTATTAGTATTAGCGAGAACCGTGaacctgtaaaaaatatataagcaaaaCTCATCTGTTGAAAAATTagtatacattatacaatatttatttatttacaagtttaCCTGTTTTATTAACTTCATCTGACCAACAAATGAGAAACTCAAATTTATgtatttcgtattttaattattacaataaaaaagttttacattattgcgaattcttataaaatatcacaatgatatattttggtaataaatatattttttagttgatTTGCTAtggtttatacatatttttggtACGGCAACAAATAATATGTCACAAGCCTATGTTGACAAGAGAACTGACGGCAGTCATTACTCAGTGACAACTGCCTATTCTATAATGTATTTGGATTTGGTCATATTTGTTGTTGCGTTATAAGTCGTTAAGACTTTACAATAGTATTTAAAGTATGTTAACTAATAAGTAAGAATATTATTCATTAGATATTAGCAACATCTCCTTGTAGTATAATATCTATGAAAatcttttaagtaaaataaatccacctttattattaaaatgaaaaacacgAACATTACATTCGGCATACTTATTTCTGTATTGTTATCAAACGGAGCAGTGTGTAAAACTtgcaattttaacattaaaatcacaCAAACGCTTCATAATGAAGGATTTCACAGGTGAAATAATGTACCTACTATTTTGatatatcgtataaaaaaatcaaattcattATCTATCGCTATACAGACATCCATGAAAACTAGACATTTTATTAagcttttcaattaaattatttatttaatttcaagggcaatatttcataaatcatttgtataaattgtacttatcttatttacattttgtactaCTACTTATGAAATTGACCAGCTCTACCTTTAATACATACACACAAGAtacttatgataaaataatgcaGTTTCGTAATATAATCATTATCCagctagtatttttaaatttaaattccatatttgaaaataaataaaacaaaatgcacCTCTAATAACTGCTGATTATGTTGTGTGCTCCTCAGCATAAACAATGTTTAgaattcatatatacatataattcatataataaattagaattgAATTAAAGATAACCATCTTTGCCTATAGATATTGgcaataagatatataaattaaacatatttaataattctaataaaaaaatctttcaaatatattttataaatgtttcagGAATCTAAGCTACTACATAGATTTTGCAAGTGATGATGAAGACGAAAAATTGATATATGAAGATTGTGTGGTGGGATTGGAGCAAATACTCCCAGCAGGAGTTTATGCAAGTCAAGatgaaattaaagataaaagatCGAAGGATTTGGTAAGAAATTCttgatatattacaattatataacattttatacttaGTTTTAACCTATGTTTTTAGTTACTGTAACACCAATAAATGTAactgtaattatttgtaataaattagtaGAAAAATCTGTCAATTAGATCAGCTGTGTATATCATGTATCATTGAGTCAGCTAGCTTGAGCTGTTGAAGTCCCAtaggaaaacaaacaatataaatacataatacatttttttttctttttaatatattaattcattatagtAACAGCCCTAAAATACAAATCCCAATACTGAGCAAAGCCTTCTACTCCTGAGAAAAAAGTttgaagtttataataataatgctgCTTCATTGCAGTTGGTAAATATGTCAATACACTTGGATGTTTCCtcacaatgatttttttaaccgctaagcatgaaatgaattatgtatatacacatTTGTAACCTAGCCTTATTTTCCTGGAtttgaacttaaattatttggtGTAAATTCAAGTGTTTAACCACTTATCAGCTCTATTATtgacattaatgttttttttttttaattctagatCGATACAATATTCCAAAAACCAGTCAACATAGAACTGCCCGCCAATAATGCTAGTCCTATAAGAGTTCAACTATTTAGTGTAGTAAAGGGTggtaaaatagatatatacattCCTGTACATGCAAGATATCATCGTGCTAAGAAGGGAGGGGGGTAAGTtgatatattattcttttaattgaCCGATGCACCGAGATACTGTTACTTGATATATAGTAAATGTATCATACTGcaacaatttttgtattatgtccatttttataatatcttataataaccTTTTATTCTTTATGAGATTTACAAATTTCTCTAATGCAATGTTTGAAAACAACACAATTTCAATTCGGGCTTATATACAGTAATTTTCTCAAAATACTTATATTGGCAGTTAACAGACTATGTGCACGC belongs to Vanessa tameamea isolate UH-Manoa-2023 chromosome 13, ilVanTame1 primary haplotype, whole genome shotgun sequence and includes:
- the LOC113397832 gene encoding phosphatidylinositol-glycan biosynthesis class X protein-like isoform X1, whose product is MKNTNITFGILISVLLSNGAVCKTCNFNIKITQTLHNEGFHRNLSYYIDFASDDEDEKLIYEDCVVGLEQILPAGVYASQDEIKDKRSKDLIDTIFQKPVNIELPANNASPIRVQLFSVVKGGKIDIYIPVHARYHRAKKGGGTVRNIIPSPVLYLMCSNKKLDLCDFPAAASENNLCKNDITRELCPWKEIPAIMVTDTLFLDVPIGNIDHFYVVAWGTTVVIVVGSLYLLKTIHRYKVDTEQKLRKKLKT
- the LOC113397832 gene encoding phosphatidylinositol-glycan biosynthesis class X protein-like isoform X2, whose translation is MKDFTGEIMNLSYYIDFASDDEDEKLIYEDCVVGLEQILPAGVYASQDEIKDKRSKDLIDTIFQKPVNIELPANNASPIRVQLFSVVKGGKIDIYIPVHARYHRAKKGGGTVRNIIPSPVLYLMCSNKKLDLCDFPAAASENNLCKNDITRELCPWKEIPAIMVTDTLFLDVPIGNIDHFYVVAWGTTVVIVVGSLYLLKTIHRYKVDTEQKLRKKLKT